In one Cyclopterus lumpus isolate fCycLum1 chromosome 24, fCycLum1.pri, whole genome shotgun sequence genomic region, the following are encoded:
- the vrtn gene encoding vertnin produces the protein MIQRKEVVLSVLGDLQEATESAGLDALTAVALEVDQVLAPFQLPGTPCQDFPEWAGVDDTAHGLYPPDAPVGLLPLNCNGEGNLLFDAVSMLLVGNTGLSLELQVRTVVEMVLWKRYYLSGMIDSKMMLQAVRFSLCAEESEDMLNLPVAVLEAIFDADVKASCFHGSYANMWHVYALASVLQFNIYSIYPMFNLKIRPYFHRVIRPRTWPRDSETLALHVMWSGELLSGSSFKPNHFVALVRTSDLMIGSPHSEQRASPTKSEELPNQDSQLSYPGLKDKYNITKRTFYRWKRQTQEHCKKSAARYEAKYFLQACYLEGKLIPLHQFKEFFPEISRSSYYNWKHELLKSGGTFSTSSSTGEISPGESTEQEVWSSPEAKQDEADPHDSVVSMFGLGKLDLERAQNVAHMQEAKRCLQNCIAMNTSLPFRVFKRNFPGISRSTYYNWRREAMLFNGGYKGGGGGGGGVGSSEDSSDADKSQSPKNLSSAAVPPNADQHFVPRTRICRRKHKIFRMAYMSKKQLRDAAKLHVQKSKWSLTKFKLKFPSMSPCFYWLWRSAQNRKKKTTTAAVAPSAAIAPPETPAVAAPEDEAPRRRMDSLHALPFVESPKYVEAPPFDAPRSKHALHVKAPVQEQMFALDVVALANFKAKAKLFLQQRFEEKAFPTFKEFRSYFPFTPRSTYYMWKRALHHGVSLVHG, from the exons ATGATTCAGAGGAAGGAGGTCGTGTTGTCTGTCTTGGGGGATCTCCAGGAGGCCACGGAGAGCGCCGGCCTGGACGCCCTGACCGCGGTGGCCCTGGAGGTGGACCAGGTCCTCGCTCCCTTCCAGCTTCCGGGGACCCCCTGTCAGGATTTCCCCGAGTGGGCGGGCGTGGACGACACGGCTCACGGCCTGTACCCGCCCGACGCCCCCGTGGGCCTCTTGCCTCTCAACTGCAATGGAGAGGGCAACCTGCTGTTTGACGCCGTCAGCATGCTGCTGGTGGGCAACACTGGACTCAGCTTGGAGCTTCAG GTACGCACAGTGGTGGAGATGGTGCTGTGGAAGAGATACTACCTGTCTGGCATGATCGATTCAAAAATGATGCTCCAGGCCGTCCGCTTCAGCCTCTGCGCCGAAGAGTCCGAGGACATGCTCAACCTGCCCGTGGCGGTCTTGGAGGCCATCTTCGACGCCGACGTCAAAGCGTCGTGCTTCCACGGCTCCTACGCCAACATGTGGCACGTGTACGCGCTGGCGTCGGTCCTGCAGTTCAACATCTACTCCATCTACCCCATGTTCAACCTCAAGATCCGGCCCTATTTCCACCGCGTCATACGCCCGCGGACCTGGCCCCGAGACTCCGAGACGCTGGCCCTGCACGTCATGTGGTCCGGCGAGCTGCTCTCCGGTTCGTCGTTCAAGCCGAACCACTTTGTGGCGCTCGTCCGGACGAGCGACCTCATGATCGGAAGCCCTCACAGCGAGCAGAGGGCGTCGCCGACGAAGAGCGAGGAGCTGCCGAACCAGGACTCGCAGCTGTCCTATCCGGGTCTGAAGGACAAGTACAACATCACCAAGAGGACCTTCTACCGCTGGAAGAGGCAGACGCAGGAGCACTGCAAGAAGTCGGCCGCCAGGTACGAGGCAAAGTATTTCCTGCAGGCCTGCTACTTGGAGGGCAAGCTCATCCCCCTGCACCAGTTCAAAGAGTTCTTCCCCGAGATCTCGAGGTCGTCGTACTACAACTGGAAGCACGAGCTCCTGAAATCCGGCGGCACCTTCTCCACCTCGTCGTCGACCGGAGAGATAAGTCCCGGAGAGAGCACGGAGCAGGAGGTCTGGTCTTCGCCCGAAGCCAAGCAGGATGAGGCGGACCCCCACGACAGCGTGGTCAGCATGTTTGGCCTCGGCAAGCTGGATCTGGAGCGGGCCCAGAATGTGGCCCACATGCAGGAAGCCAAGCGCTGTCTGCAAAATTGCATCGCCATGAacacctccctccccttcagGGTCTTCAAAAGAAACTTCCCGGGGATCTCCAGGTCCACCTACTACAACTGGAGGAGGGAGGCCATGCTGTTCAACGGGGGCTACAAaggcggcggcggtggtggcggcggcgTGGGCAGCAGCGAGGACAGCTCCGACGCCGACAAGAGCCAAAGTCCAAAGAACCTGTCGTCGGCGGCGGTGCCGCCGAACGCCGACCAACATTTCGTGCCCAGAACTCGGATCTGCAGGCGGAAGCACAAAATCTTCCGGATGGCGTACATGAGTAAAAAACAGCTCCGAGATGCCGCGAAGCTCCACGTCCAGAAGTCCAAATGGTCCCTGACAAAGTTCAAGCTCAAGTTCCCCTCCATGTCGCCGTGTTTTTACTGGCTTTGGCGCAGCGCTCAGAACCgcaagaagaagacgacgacgGCGGCGGTGGCGCCGAGCGCAGCGATCGCCCCCCCGGAGACGCCGGCGGTCGCAGCGCCGGAAGACGAGGCGCCGCGGAGGCGGATGGATAGTCTGCACGCGCTCCCGTTTGTCGAAAGTCCTAAATACGTCGAAGCGCCTCCCTTTGATGCGCCGCGCTCGAAGCACGCGCTTCACGTCAAGGCGCCCGTGCAGGAGCAGATGTTTGCGTTGGATGTCGTGGCTCTGGCCAACTTCAAGGCCAAGGCCAAGCTGTTCCTGCAGCAACGCTTCGAGGAGAAGGCCTTCCCCACGTTCAAAGAGTTCAGGTCCTACTTCCCCTTCACCCCGCGCTCCACGTACTACATGTGGAAGCGAGCGCTGCATCACGGGGTGTCACTGGTTCACGGGTGA